A region from the Corylus avellana chromosome ca7, CavTom2PMs-1.0 genome encodes:
- the LOC132187954 gene encoding uncharacterized protein LOC132187954, producing MASSSIPSFIPPNTTQNLLIKLESGNYTSWLTQINPILRTHDLMGFVDESESCPPKTITDEAGKEIPNPEFPTWNKKDQYLLSIITASLSEKVLATVYGLNTSHQAWTALATKFASKSKSRISHLKKQLQGLSQGPKACADYMQSAKVLEDQLNAVGNPIPDEELISSILNGLNPSFTHFITTYSFHTRANEISFEDFQDELLSHEMLLKQQQQQQ from the coding sequence ATGGCAAGCTCAAGTATTCCTTCGTTTATCCCACCAAACACCACCCAGAATTTACTCATAAAACTTGAGTCTGGAAACTATACAAGCTGGTTGACACAAATCAATCCTATACTTCGAACCCATGATCTAATGGGATTTGTGGATGAGTCAGAATCATGCCCTCCAAAGACAATCACTGATGAAGCAGGGAAAGAAATTCCCAATCCAGAATTCCCTACCTGGAACAAGAAGGATCAATACCTTCTTAGCATAATTACAGCATCTCTCTCAGAAAAGGTTCTAGCCACAGTGTATGGGCTGAACACCTCACACCAGGCTTGGACTGCCTTGGCCACCAAGTTTGCCTCAAAGTCCAAATCTAGAATCTCCCACTTGAAAAAGCAACTGCAGGGTCTCTCCCAAGGTCCAAAGGCGTGTGCAGACTATATGCAATCTGCTAAAGTCCTGGAAGATCAGCTAAATGCAGTAGGTAATCCTATACCAGATGAAGAACTCATCTCCTCAATCCTAAATGGATTGAACCCTTCCTTCACTCATTTCATCACAACCTACTCATTTCACACCAGAGCAAATGAGATCAGTTTTGAAGACTTCCAAGATGAACTCCTCAGCCATGAAATGCTCCTCAaacaacaacagcagcagcagtAA